The Kribbella shirazensis genomic interval GTTCTACGCGATGGTCATCCTGAGCCTGAAGCCGGCAGAGGCCATCCGGTTCCCACGGAGCCTGCTGCCCGGCGGATTGACCACCGAGGCGTACCACGCGGTGATCGGTGGCCAGGGTCTGTGGGGCTGGGTCCTGAACACACTGCTGTACTCGGTGATCAGCGTCGTCGCGGTGCTGCTCCTCGCCTCGATGGCTGGCTATGCCTTCGCGAAGAAGCGGTTCCGGGGCCGCGAGGCCATGTTCTGGTCCTTCTTGTCCATGGTGATGGTCCCGTACCACGTCACGATGATCCCGACCTTCATCCTGCTCTCGAAGGCCGGCGGGGTGGACACCTACTGGGGCCTCATCCTGCCGACGCTGGCCAACGCGCAGGCTGTCTTCTTGATGCGCCAGTTCATCCTGAACCTGCCGGACGAACTGTTCGAGGCGGCCAGGCTGGACGGCTGCGGTGAGTGGCGGCTCTTCCTGACGATGGTGCTGCCGTTGTGTAAACCAGTGCTCGCGACGCTCGGCACGTTCGTCTTCCTGTGGCACTGGAACGACTTCCTCTGGCCACTGATCGTCATGCAGGGCCGAGAGCACTGGACCCTCACCGTCGGCATCGCCTCGCTGCAGCAGGAGCAGGTGCCGCTCAACGTCGTGTTGGCCGGCTCTGTCGTCGCGCTGGTGCCGATCTTCTGCGCGTATCTCGTCGGCCAGCGGTACTTCACCGAGGGCGTGACCATGTCCGGAATCAAGGGGTAACGAATGTTCTCATCAGTCGACGCGTTGAACGACCGTCTCACCACACCGTCCGATGCACTGATCGCCGACCTGGCGAAGGGCGGCGGCGACCTTGTCATCCTCGGTGCCGGCGGCAAGATGGGCCCGACCTTGTCGTTGCTGGCTCGGCGCGGTCTGGACGCCGCCGGTCGTGGCGACGACCGGGTGCTCGCGGTCTCGCGCTGGTCGGATCCGCGGGCCAAGGCCACGGTCGAGGCCCGCGGAATCACCCCGGTGCCCTTCGACCTGTTGTCCGACGACGATCTCGCCGAGCTGCCGGACGCCGCGGACGTGGTGTTCATGATCGGCGCCAAGTTCGGCACGGCCTCGGCGCCGTCCCTGGCCTGGGCGGTCAACGCGGCGCTGCCGGCGAAGGTCGCGGAGCGGTACGCCGACGCCCGGATCGCGGCGTTCTCGACCGGCAACGTGTACCCGCTGGTGCCGCTCGGTTCCGGTGGCAGCCGAGAGACCGACTCGGTCGGGCCCGTCGGCGAGTACGCGATGTCGTGCCTCGGCCGGGAGCGTGTCTTCGAGCACGCCGCCGAGCTCCGCGGCACGAAGGTCTCGGTCCTCCGGCTGAACTACGCCGTCGATCTGCGGTACGGCGTACTCGCGGATCTCGCCACACAGATCGTCGCCGGTGCGCCGGTGGACGTCACGACCGGCGCGGTCAACGTCGTCTGGCAGGGGTACGCCAACGAGGTGGCGTTACGCAGCCTCGGCCACGCGAGCAGCGACGTCTTCACGGTGAACGTCACCGGTCCGGAGCTCGCGTCGGTACGGCGTCTTGCCGGCGATCTCGCGTCCGCACTGGGCCTGCCGGTGTCGTTCACCGGTGAGGAGGCACAGACCGCGTTGCTCAACGACGCGTCACGCTGCCACGGGCTGTTCGGTTACCCGGACGTTTCACTGGCGACGCTGGTCGGCTGGCAGGCCGAGTGGGTCGCGGCGGGTCTGCCGATGGTGGACAAGCCGACCAAGTTCGCCGT includes:
- a CDS encoding carbohydrate ABC transporter permease; this translates as MTTSPAWRVLRGLLLCGAAVVTIFPFYAMVILSLKPAEAIRFPRSLLPGGLTTEAYHAVIGGQGLWGWVLNTLLYSVISVVAVLLLASMAGYAFAKKRFRGREAMFWSFLSMVMVPYHVTMIPTFILLSKAGGVDTYWGLILPTLANAQAVFLMRQFILNLPDELFEAARLDGCGEWRLFLTMVLPLCKPVLATLGTFVFLWHWNDFLWPLIVMQGREHWTLTVGIASLQQEQVPLNVVLAGSVVALVPIFCAYLVGQRYFTEGVTMSGIKG
- a CDS encoding NAD-dependent epimerase/dehydratase family protein; this translates as MFSSVDALNDRLTTPSDALIADLAKGGGDLVILGAGGKMGPTLSLLARRGLDAAGRGDDRVLAVSRWSDPRAKATVEARGITPVPFDLLSDDDLAELPDAADVVFMIGAKFGTASAPSLAWAVNAALPAKVAERYADARIAAFSTGNVYPLVPLGSGGSRETDSVGPVGEYAMSCLGRERVFEHAAELRGTKVSVLRLNYAVDLRYGVLADLATQIVAGAPVDVTTGAVNVVWQGYANEVALRSLGHASSDVFTVNVTGPELASVRRLAGDLASALGLPVSFTGEEAQTALLNDASRCHGLFGYPDVSLATLVGWQAEWVAAGLPMVDKPTKFAVRDGKF